TTTGCAACATGAAAAAAGAAGAATGTTATTTTTTAGGTAAAATCACGCGTAGACATGGATTACACGGAAATGTATTCCTGAAATTAGATACCGATCAACCCGAAATGTACAATAAACTGGATACCATTTTTGTGGATATCAACGGATTACTCGTTCCTTTTTTTGTTGCCAAACAAGCCTGGAGTAAAGGCGAAACACTGATTATCTCTTTCAAAAATTCTACCGAAGCTTTGGTGGATCAGGTGGTGGGCAAAGATGTTTACCTACCGCTTTCCGGCCTGCCAAAATTAACGGGAAACAAATTCTACTATCATGAAGTAGTAGGCTTCGAAATCCGGGAAGAAGATGGTAAATCCTGTGGCATTATCGAATCGATTAACGACCAAACCGGTCAGCACTATTTCGTGCTTACTTTGGCTGGCAAACAAATCGTTATTCCCATCATCAGAGAGTGGATTCTGGAACTGAACCGGGAAGAGAAATTCCTTAAAATGTCTTTGCCGGAAGGTTTAATGGATGTTTTTCTGGTACCGTCGAAAAAAGACGAGTAAGGTTTGATTTA
This DNA window, taken from Kaistella carnis, encodes the following:
- the rimM gene encoding ribosome maturation factor RimM (Essential for efficient processing of 16S rRNA) yields the protein MKKEECYFLGKITRRHGLHGNVFLKLDTDQPEMYNKLDTIFVDINGLLVPFFVAKQAWSKGETLIISFKNSTEALVDQVVGKDVYLPLSGLPKLTGNKFYYHEVVGFEIREEDGKSCGIIESINDQTGQHYFVLTLAGKQIVIPIIREWILELNREEKFLKMSLPEGLMDVFLVPSKKDE